A genomic region of Alistipes megaguti contains the following coding sequences:
- a CDS encoding glycoside hydrolase family 130 protein: protein MRKSFNVILLLMAGIMVSGCGGAGRSGTEGTAGGNRLPEWALGGFVRPAEVNPVIQPDPRVKFFCPMRRDSVGWMESDTFNPAATVKDGKICVLFRAEDNSATGIGKRTSRIGLAQSEDGVTMELRHDPVLFPTEDALKSYDWPGGCEDPRIAVTEDGTYVMLYTSWNRRIPRLCVATSRDLVNWTKHGYAFQKAYSGRFRDLKSKSGSIVTKLDGDKLVISRVNGKYLMYWGERMINIATSDDLINWTPELDENGELKGVVYPRNGYFDSALTECGPPAVLTDKGILLLYNGKNRADAHRDMRYPAGTYSAGQLLFDSEDPGKVLGRLDVPFFRPVDDFEKSGQYKDGTVFIEGLVYYKSKWYLYYGCADSHVGVAVYDPEVETPGDSVPETTEV, encoded by the coding sequence ATGAGGAAATCATTCAATGTCATTTTGCTCCTAATGGCCGGGATCATGGTTTCCGGCTGCGGAGGTGCGGGGCGTTCCGGAACGGAAGGCACCGCAGGCGGAAATAGGTTGCCGGAATGGGCCTTGGGCGGATTCGTACGTCCCGCAGAGGTTAATCCCGTTATCCAGCCTGATCCGCGAGTCAAATTTTTCTGTCCGATGCGCAGGGATTCTGTCGGATGGATGGAAAGCGATACTTTCAATCCGGCGGCAACCGTCAAGGACGGAAAGATCTGCGTACTTTTCCGTGCCGAGGATAATTCGGCGACGGGTATCGGCAAACGCACTTCGCGCATAGGTTTGGCGCAAAGCGAGGACGGCGTGACGATGGAACTCCGGCATGATCCGGTACTTTTCCCGACAGAGGATGCCTTAAAGTCGTACGATTGGCCGGGCGGATGTGAAGATCCGCGCATTGCCGTAACCGAAGATGGCACCTATGTAATGCTTTACACATCGTGGAACCGCCGGATTCCGCGTCTCTGTGTGGCTACGTCGCGAGATTTGGTGAATTGGACGAAGCACGGCTACGCTTTTCAGAAAGCTTACTCAGGGCGTTTCCGCGACTTGAAGAGCAAATCGGGATCGATCGTAACCAAACTCGACGGCGATAAACTCGTCATCTCGCGCGTAAACGGTAAATATCTGATGTATTGGGGTGAACGGATGATCAATATTGCCACGTCGGATGACTTGATCAACTGGACTCCGGAATTGGATGAAAACGGAGAACTGAAAGGTGTGGTCTATCCGCGGAATGGCTATTTCGATAGTGCGCTGACCGAATGCGGTCCTCCGGCTGTGCTGACCGATAAAGGCATCCTTTTGCTTTACAACGGTAAGAACCGGGCTGACGCCCACCGCGACATGCGTTACCCGGCAGGGACTTATTCCGCAGGACAGCTTCTGTTCGACTCGGAGGACCCGGGAAAGGTGCTCGGGCGTCTTGACGTGCCGTTCTTCCGTCCGGTGGATGATTTCGAGAAGAGCGGGCAGTATAAAGACGGTACGGTCTTCATTGAAGGATTGGTTTATTACAAATCCAAATGGTATCTTTACTACGGCTGTGCCGACTCACACGTCGGGGTTGCCGTCTACGATCCGGAGGTCGAGACGCCCGGAGATTCCGTCCCGGAAACGACTGAGGTATGA
- a CDS encoding Maf family nucleotide pyrophosphatase → MLLHEQLHSRRLLLASQSPRRRELLTACGLPYELAPKYDCEERYPADLAAEEVPLYLSQLKSRAYPAPLAEGDILLTADTVVVLDGRVLGKPHGREEAVAMLRSLSGRRHTVVSGVTLRTTERIHSFEARTDVWFRPLTDEEIDYYVDTFRPFDKAGSYGIQEWIGYAAIERIEGSFYNVMGLPVQKVYTELNKFLNA, encoded by the coding sequence ATGCTTTTACACGAACAACTCCACTCCCGACGGCTGCTGCTGGCTTCGCAGTCGCCCCGCCGCCGGGAACTCCTCACGGCCTGCGGGCTCCCCTACGAACTGGCCCCGAAATACGACTGCGAAGAGCGCTACCCGGCCGATCTTGCAGCCGAAGAGGTCCCGCTCTACCTCTCACAGCTCAAGAGCCGCGCCTACCCCGCACCGCTCGCCGAAGGCGACATCCTGCTGACGGCCGACACCGTGGTGGTGCTCGACGGACGGGTGCTGGGCAAACCCCACGGCCGCGAAGAGGCCGTCGCCATGCTCCGCAGCCTCTCGGGACGCCGCCACACGGTAGTCTCCGGCGTGACCCTCCGTACGACGGAGCGCATCCACTCGTTCGAGGCGCGGACCGACGTCTGGTTCCGGCCCCTCACGGATGAGGAGATCGACTACTACGTCGACACCTTCCGCCCCTTCGACAAGGCCGGCTCGTACGGCATTCAGGAGTGGATCGGCTATGCCGCCATCGAACGCATCGAAGGATCGTTCTACAACGTCATGGGACTCCCCGTCCAGAAAGTATACACCGAACTGAATAAATTCCTCAACGCATGA
- a CDS encoding hybrid sensor histidine kinase/response regulator transcription factor, with protein MRFDTRWERFENTDDPTEAAGEKNRDILSLIQGADGGLWAGTSYGLNRLAEKDGQMRITGFPGENELGDPAVHGIVEDLAGNLWISTGNGITCIDRLSGKAIQYTSRNGLQNDEFSDGAYFRDNEMDVFFGGVAGFSYFNPEEMRLRNFEPEIRLAGLRINNKELNVYDRVKTNVLNLTYDEAHVSLTFCVGDLINNENCVFAYRIADFSDAWIYNGSNPTVSITRLPPGRYQLEVRYTNGDRVWSKSTSMFELHVGHPWWFSGWAIFAYFVLSALITAIVYSVIRNRIRLNRQLLLEHIEKRQQQKMHESQLNFFENIAHEFFTPLTLIYGPAQQLLERVELDNYAKRYVHLIKNNADRMQQLLNELMEFRKADSGHTILRAETINLSSMLNSIVDNYTEIAGESRIELSVHIGRIEPFTTDRNALEKIIFNLLSNAFKYTPEKGYIRIWLNMQPDGSIRFCVRNSGRGLTEKQCAEVFNRFRIFEHTQQRYAISTGIGLNLTKGLTELLGGRISVESRLNEYVEFQVIVPPMPLSDVTSVQPTQEAVVLHVPKMQIEQTRFTVLVVEDDYNVRELFRDILAPHYTVLTANDGNNGLEMLRQNLPDLVLCDIVMPRLDGIGLIDRIRSDERTAHIPIVSVSAKLSIEDRIVAVEHGADAYITKPFHPRHILATVEQLLHKRTVLKEYFNSARSDVTVREGITLHHEDERMLHEIVVFIENNIDDESLNPTAISDFIGIGKTSLYEKLKELTGKTPGEYIRMVRLDRASKLLRTTQLTVQEIMYKSGFSSKSYFYKEFAARFGLSPKEYRKANCK; from the coding sequence GTGCGGTTTGACACCCGTTGGGAGCGATTTGAAAATACCGATGATCCGACAGAGGCCGCAGGAGAAAAAAATAGAGACATTCTTTCGCTGATCCAAGGCGCAGACGGCGGGTTGTGGGCCGGAACCAGTTACGGATTGAATCGGTTGGCGGAAAAAGATGGACAGATGCGGATCACGGGGTTCCCGGGTGAAAATGAACTGGGAGATCCGGCGGTTCACGGTATCGTGGAAGATTTGGCCGGTAATTTATGGATTAGTACAGGCAACGGCATAACTTGCATTGACCGGCTTTCCGGCAAGGCAATTCAGTACACATCTCGCAATGGTTTGCAAAACGATGAGTTTTCGGATGGAGCCTATTTCCGAGATAATGAAATGGATGTCTTTTTCGGGGGTGTGGCAGGTTTCAGCTATTTCAATCCGGAAGAGATGCGCCTGCGTAATTTTGAGCCTGAAATCAGGCTTGCCGGCTTGCGGATCAACAACAAGGAGTTGAATGTTTATGATCGGGTGAAAACGAACGTGCTGAACTTAACCTACGACGAAGCCCATGTATCGTTAACATTTTGTGTCGGTGATTTGATCAACAATGAAAACTGCGTATTCGCATATCGAATCGCCGATTTTTCAGATGCATGGATCTACAATGGAAGCAACCCCACCGTTTCCATCACCCGACTGCCGCCGGGGCGTTACCAGCTCGAGGTGCGCTATACAAACGGAGACCGTGTGTGGAGTAAGTCAACGTCCATGTTCGAACTGCATGTGGGGCATCCATGGTGGTTCAGTGGGTGGGCTATTTTCGCTTATTTCGTTTTGTCGGCACTTATCACAGCTATCGTCTATTCAGTCATTCGCAACAGAATCCGGTTGAACCGGCAACTTTTGTTGGAGCATATCGAAAAACGGCAGCAACAAAAGATGCACGAATCACAACTCAACTTCTTCGAGAACATTGCTCACGAGTTCTTCACGCCGTTGACCCTGATTTACGGTCCCGCACAGCAGTTACTCGAACGAGTGGAACTGGATAACTATGCAAAACGGTACGTGCACCTCATCAAAAATAATGCTGATCGAATGCAGCAGTTGCTCAATGAATTGATGGAGTTCCGTAAGGCAGATTCCGGACATACGATTCTCCGTGCAGAAACTATCAATTTGAGCTCCATGCTCAATTCCATCGTAGACAATTATACGGAGATAGCAGGTGAAAGCAGAATCGAATTATCGGTGCATATCGGTCGGATAGAGCCTTTTACAACGGACCGGAATGCACTGGAAAAGATCATTTTCAATCTTCTTTCCAATGCATTCAAATATACGCCGGAAAAAGGATATATCCGAATCTGGCTCAATATGCAACCGGACGGCTCCATTCGGTTCTGTGTACGTAATTCCGGACGGGGTCTTACAGAAAAGCAGTGTGCCGAGGTATTCAACAGGTTCCGGATTTTCGAACATACCCAACAACGCTATGCCATAAGTACGGGAATCGGGCTAAATCTTACCAAGGGGCTTACCGAACTGCTCGGCGGACGGATTTCAGTGGAGAGCCGGTTAAATGAATATGTTGAGTTCCAAGTCATCGTTCCTCCCATGCCGCTTTCCGATGTAACGTCTGTACAACCGACACAGGAAGCAGTCGTCCTCCATGTGCCGAAAATGCAGATCGAACAAACGCGGTTTACGGTATTGGTCGTAGAGGACGATTATAATGTTCGTGAACTATTCCGCGATATTCTGGCTCCACATTACACCGTACTGACGGCCAATGACGGTAACAACGGACTCGAAATGCTACGGCAAAACCTGCCCGACTTAGTCTTGTGCGACATTGTCATGCCCAGACTCGACGGAATTGGGTTGATTGACCGCATCCGTTCTGATGAACGTACGGCTCATATCCCGATCGTAAGCGTTTCAGCAAAACTGTCCATTGAAGATCGCATAGTAGCAGTAGAACACGGCGCCGACGCTTACATCACCAAACCGTTCCATCCCCGTCATATTTTAGCGACAGTCGAACAATTATTACACAAACGCACAGTATTGAAAGAGTATTTCAATTCGGCACGTTCGGACGTGACCGTGCGCGAAGGAATTACGCTTCACCATGAAGATGAACGGATGTTGCACGAAATCGTCGTTTTCATCGAGAATAACATCGATGACGAATCACTCAATCCGACGGCCATTTCCGATTTCATCGGTATCGGAAAAACTTCGCTTTATGAAAAATTGAAAGAACTCACGGGGAAAACGCCTGGAGAATATATCCGGATGGTCCGTTTGGATCGCGCTTCTAAACTTCTCCGTACAACACAGTTGACCGTACAGGAAATCATGTACAAATCGGGGTTCAGCAGCAAATCTTATTTTTATAAGGAGTTTGCAGCTCGATTCGGGTTATCCCCCAAAGAATATAGGAAAGCTAATTGCAAATAA
- a CDS encoding two-component regulator propeller domain-containing protein: MKKVLSVPKKVLSRFSREAKFCFPGPACYLSNMKQLKYPLLILTFCLTGLASHAGEQYMLERLSNENGLSNNSVNCFCEDSRHRLWVGTWDGLNVYDGRTFRIYRHKRNSPGSIGNNVVRQIIEQDSLTIWVVTNDCVSRWDERTQLFTNYRPGYENISPKGTLSCLMGKTSRQEMLVCVKQQGFYLYRAEEKESEFVPVRGGDSAVLSMLLDDTDRIYLLTESREIRCYRLLFDESGKIPVLTEESPLETERPVSDMALAGNMLVINYGKTLEAVDLRTRERLSIETGLPQVGRIAYRNGSLFLTDRNGDRLVRYNLHTRRTESIDAFPSRTAVFSLYAGSQEIVWVGTDGRGLLKIFEYTSPFRTVHTAYPVRCFARRDDGTILVGTKGEGIKLFDKRTRMITGEITTAQGLISNTVYSMRKNSRGDIFIGTEGKGINYLPRGKDIPSRLYLPADDSSVKSIYSLAFSHGDSLLWAGTSGSGLIRIRVEYHPGKGYVARDIRQYKASGAHAALGSNII; encoded by the coding sequence TTGAAAAAGGTCCTCTCTGTTCCGAAAAAAGTTCTGTCTCGATTTTCCCGGGAGGCAAAATTTTGTTTTCCCGGTCCGGCTTGTTATCTTAGCAATATGAAACAGCTGAAATATCCGTTACTCATTCTGACATTCTGCCTGACGGGCTTGGCCTCTCATGCGGGGGAACAATATATGCTCGAACGATTGTCCAATGAGAACGGATTGTCGAACAATTCCGTAAACTGTTTCTGCGAAGATTCACGCCACCGGCTTTGGGTAGGAACCTGGGACGGGCTGAATGTCTACGACGGACGGACATTCCGGATCTACCGACATAAGCGGAATTCCCCAGGAAGCATCGGCAACAATGTTGTTCGGCAAATTATTGAACAGGATTCGCTTACGATATGGGTAGTGACGAACGATTGTGTGAGTCGCTGGGATGAACGAACACAACTTTTCACCAACTATCGCCCCGGGTACGAAAACATTTCGCCGAAAGGGACATTATCGTGTTTGATGGGAAAAACCTCCCGGCAGGAGATGCTGGTCTGTGTGAAACAGCAGGGATTCTATCTTTATCGGGCAGAAGAAAAAGAATCAGAGTTCGTTCCGGTCCGCGGAGGCGATTCTGCGGTGCTATCCATGCTGCTCGACGATACCGATCGCATCTATCTGCTAACCGAATCGCGGGAGATCCGGTGTTACCGATTGCTGTTCGACGAGAGCGGTAAGATTCCCGTTCTCACAGAGGAGTCCCCCTTGGAAACGGAACGTCCGGTGTCGGACATGGCCTTGGCCGGGAATATGCTGGTAATAAATTACGGAAAGACATTGGAAGCGGTAGATCTTCGTACGCGAGAGCGGCTGTCGATCGAAACCGGATTGCCGCAGGTCGGGCGAATCGCTTATCGAAACGGATCGCTTTTTCTCACGGATCGAAACGGAGACCGACTCGTCCGTTACAATCTGCATACGAGGCGTACCGAGTCCATCGATGCGTTTCCTTCCCGAACGGCAGTGTTTTCGCTCTATGCCGGATCTCAGGAGATCGTTTGGGTAGGAACCGACGGGCGGGGGCTGTTGAAGATTTTCGAATATACCTCACCTTTCCGAACGGTTCATACCGCCTATCCGGTCCGTTGTTTTGCCCGACGGGACGATGGTACGATATTGGTAGGAACGAAAGGCGAAGGGATCAAATTGTTCGACAAACGCACACGAATGATTACAGGAGAGATTACCACGGCACAGGGACTGATCTCCAATACCGTTTACAGTATGCGCAAGAACAGCCGCGGAGATATCTTCATCGGGACAGAAGGCAAGGGCATCAACTATTTGCCGCGCGGGAAAGATATTCCGAGCCGATTGTACCTTCCGGCAGACGATTCCTCTGTCAAGTCGATATACAGCCTCGCTTTCAGCCATGGCGACTCGCTCCTGTGGGCCGGGACCTCGGGTTCGGGCTTAATCCGCATTCGTGTGGAATATCACCCAGGGAAAGGATACGTCGCCCGCGACATCCGGCAGTACAAAGCTTCGGGAGCCCATGCAGCTCTGGGCAGCAACATTATTTAG
- a CDS encoding DUF5131 family protein, whose amino-acid sequence MDYIRHLKAPIRFISCEPFLEDLGELDLKGINWVIVGGESGVQARSMKEEWVLNIKRQTETNHIPFFFKQWGTWSADGVKSNKKVNGKLL is encoded by the coding sequence TTGGATTATATACGACATTTGAAAGCTCCAATTCGATTCATTTCATGTGAGCCGTTTCTCGAAGATTTGGGTGAATTGGATCTTAAGGGAATAAATTGGGTTATTGTCGGAGGTGAAAGTGGGGTTCAGGCCCGTTCTATGAAAGAAGAATGGGTCTTAAACATTAAGCGACAGACCGAAACTAATCATATTCCATTTTTCTTTAAGCAATGGGGAACATGGAGTGCAGATGGGGTTAAAAGCAATAAAAAGGTTAATGGAAAATTATTGTAA
- a CDS encoding S46 family peptidase: MKRTLFSLLALFSLLTAAADEGMWLPSLIASRIDDMRAKGFRLTAEDIYSINRASMKDAVVLFDGGCTGELVSPEGLLLTNHHCGYDAIQRHSTVEHDYLTHGFWARSRQEELPNKGLNVRFLVRMEEVTDRIAAGETPEEIIRRAEAEGEGYKATVEQMYYGDQQFLFLYEQFDDVRLVAAPPSSIGKFGGDTDNWIWPRHTGDFSVFRIYASKENKPAAYSPDNVPYRPKKYFTISTKGFREGDFTMIYGFPGNTQEYILSDAAEYIATQSDPAKIAIRDGRLEIIARAQESDPALRIHYAAQRATIANAWKKWQGEVLGLTRRKTVETKRQREEAFARENSRGAELLREMKAEYQRIMTPYFAREITVETLRALPAKYTDEERAEAVFPARRETERELFRWLFGEYARRCPAQYQVPAFLDGVARSGSPETFAEEVFEEVWAGAETPLSDSLRNGSKRMLDHITWLLGTDRLRNLTSRRLNDLYRGYVHELRTTWPDHPYYPDANLTLRVAYGAIAGYEYADGEYHTPLTTLDGIIAKDNPEIYDYDIPQALRDLYASKDYGRWGVEIDGRRTVPVCFLASNHTTGGNSGSPVLNARGELIGINFDRTWRSTMSDIAFDPTICRNIAVDIRYVLFVMDRIGGAGYLLREMKIK, from the coding sequence ATGAAACGCACCCTGTTCTCGCTTCTGGCCCTCTTCAGCCTGCTGACCGCCGCAGCCGACGAGGGCATGTGGCTCCCGAGCCTCATCGCCTCGCGCATCGACGACATGCGCGCCAAGGGATTCCGCCTCACGGCCGAAGACATCTACTCGATCAACCGCGCCTCGATGAAGGATGCCGTGGTGCTCTTCGACGGCGGATGCACCGGCGAACTGGTCTCCCCGGAGGGGCTGCTGCTGACCAACCACCACTGCGGTTACGATGCCATCCAGCGCCATTCGACCGTCGAACACGACTACCTGACCCACGGTTTCTGGGCCCGTTCACGCCAGGAGGAGCTTCCGAACAAGGGGCTCAACGTCCGTTTTCTGGTGCGCATGGAGGAGGTGACCGACCGCATCGCCGCCGGTGAGACCCCCGAGGAGATCATCCGCCGCGCCGAGGCCGAGGGGGAGGGTTACAAGGCCACCGTCGAGCAGATGTATTACGGCGACCAGCAGTTCCTCTTCCTCTACGAGCAGTTCGACGACGTACGTCTGGTGGCCGCCCCGCCCTCGTCGATCGGCAAGTTCGGCGGCGACACCGACAACTGGATCTGGCCCCGCCACACGGGTGACTTCTCCGTCTTCCGCATCTACGCCTCAAAGGAGAACAAACCCGCCGCCTACTCGCCCGACAACGTCCCCTATCGGCCGAAAAAGTACTTCACGATCTCGACCAAAGGGTTCCGCGAGGGGGACTTCACGATGATCTACGGTTTCCCGGGCAACACCCAGGAGTATATCCTCTCGGATGCCGCGGAGTACATCGCCACGCAGTCCGACCCGGCCAAGATCGCCATCCGCGACGGCCGCCTCGAGATCATCGCCCGCGCCCAGGAGAGCGATCCGGCGCTGCGCATCCACTACGCCGCCCAGCGCGCCACGATCGCCAATGCCTGGAAGAAGTGGCAAGGCGAGGTGCTGGGCCTCACGCGCCGGAAAACCGTCGAGACCAAACGTCAGCGCGAAGAGGCCTTTGCCCGCGAAAATTCCCGCGGCGCGGAGCTGCTGCGCGAAATGAAGGCCGAATACCAACGCATCATGACCCCCTATTTCGCCCGTGAAATCACGGTGGAGACCCTCCGGGCCCTGCCGGCGAAATATACCGACGAGGAGCGCGCCGAGGCGGTCTTCCCGGCCCGTCGTGAGACCGAGCGCGAACTGTTCCGCTGGCTCTTCGGCGAATACGCCCGCCGCTGTCCGGCCCAATACCAGGTGCCGGCCTTCCTCGACGGCGTAGCCCGAAGCGGTTCACCCGAAACCTTCGCCGAAGAGGTCTTCGAGGAGGTGTGGGCCGGCGCAGAGACGCCGCTGAGCGACTCGCTGCGCAACGGTTCGAAGCGCATGCTCGACCACATCACCTGGCTGCTGGGTACCGACCGCCTGCGCAACCTCACGAGCCGGCGTCTGAACGATCTCTACCGCGGCTATGTCCACGAACTGCGCACCACGTGGCCCGACCACCCCTACTACCCCGACGCCAACCTGACGCTGCGCGTGGCCTACGGCGCCATTGCCGGCTACGAGTATGCCGATGGCGAGTACCACACGCCGCTGACGACCCTCGACGGGATCATCGCCAAGGACAACCCCGAGATCTACGACTACGACATTCCGCAGGCGCTGCGCGACCTCTACGCCTCGAAGGATTACGGGCGCTGGGGCGTGGAGATCGACGGACGGCGGACGGTTCCGGTCTGCTTCCTGGCCTCGAACCACACCACGGGCGGCAACTCCGGATCGCCGGTGCTGAACGCCCGGGGCGAACTGATCGGCATCAACTTCGACCGTACGTGGCGTTCGACGATGAGCGACATCGCGTTCGACCCCACGATCTGCCGCAACATCGCCGTCGATATCCGCTACGTGCTCTTCGTCATGGACCGCATCGGCGGTGCCGGTTATCTGCTCCGGGAGATGAAGATCAAATAG
- a CDS encoding endonuclease/exonuclease/phosphatase family protein, whose product MKRILGLFLLLASGMFAGAQTLTVASYNLRNANPKDAAQGDGWAQRCPVIADLVRFHDFDIFGAQEVLHGQLLDLLAVLPDYDYIGVGRDDGVEKGEYAPILYKRDRFRLLDSGHFWLAEDSTRPVKGWDAAYVRICTWGRFLDRKSRKRFWFFTLHTDHKGQRSQIESCRLVLDKIREMCRGERVVLTGDFNVGETSDCHALLCESGILGDAYDAAPIRLATTGTENWFDPDVKTFRRIDHVFITPGFRPLRYGILTDTYRVPTDTAGKYRAHTPSDHFPVVVELDY is encoded by the coding sequence ATGAAACGGATACTTGGACTATTTCTGTTATTGGCATCGGGAATGTTCGCCGGAGCACAAACTCTCACCGTAGCCAGTTACAACCTCCGAAACGCCAATCCGAAAGATGCGGCTCAGGGAGACGGATGGGCGCAACGCTGCCCCGTAATCGCCGATCTCGTCCGTTTCCACGATTTCGACATTTTCGGTGCGCAGGAGGTGCTTCACGGTCAACTGCTGGACCTGCTTGCGGTTTTGCCCGATTATGATTATATCGGTGTGGGACGTGACGACGGCGTTGAAAAAGGCGAATACGCTCCGATCCTCTACAAGCGCGACCGGTTCCGGCTCCTTGACTCGGGACACTTTTGGCTGGCTGAAGATTCCACCCGGCCTGTCAAAGGCTGGGACGCTGCTTACGTACGCATTTGCACTTGGGGCCGGTTTCTCGACAGGAAAAGCCGCAAACGGTTCTGGTTTTTCACGTTGCATACCGATCACAAAGGTCAGCGTTCACAGATAGAAAGCTGTCGGTTGGTATTGGACAAGATCCGGGAGATGTGCCGCGGTGAACGTGTCGTTCTCACGGGAGATTTCAACGTGGGCGAAACGAGTGACTGCCATGCTCTGCTGTGTGAATCCGGAATACTTGGCGACGCTTACGATGCGGCGCCGATCAGGCTGGCAACCACTGGCACGGAAAATTGGTTCGATCCCGATGTGAAGACTTTCCGGCGTATCGATCACGTTTTCATAACACCCGGTTTCCGACCGTTGCGCTACGGCATTCTGACCGATACTTATCGAGTTCCTACTGACACGGCGGGAAAATACCGGGCACACACGCCTTCGGATCATTTTCCTGTCGTCGTGGAACTGGACTATTGA
- a CDS encoding IS5 family transposase: MIKNTNNSPSLFSNLSDMLNQSHPLYQLADKIDWGKFETAFQPLYCQDNGRPGKPIRLMCGLLILKHLRNLSDESLVEQWSENAYYQYFCGMQEFTPSAPCASSELVHFRKRIGEKGIELIFQESIRVNNDDDDGRHHDTAFIDSTVQEKNITYPTDAKLHKKIVKKVLGIVKKLGLPLRQSYTFVLKKIYRDQRFRNHPKNREKALRADRRLRTIAGRLVRELKRNLKENHDYDKLLRLFETVLSQRRNSRKKIYSIHEPDVQCISKGKEHKKYEFGNKVSIIRSATGIILGAISFRNEYDGHTIESSLAQVERLTGRKIKVLAGDRGYRGRKEINGTKIMIPDVPKKSDSRYQKLKKHKLFCKRAGIEPTIGHLKSDYRLGRNFYKGVVGDAVNVLLAAAAYNFKRAMKALWCMLHKICEILWKNDISQKWAF; the protein is encoded by the coding sequence ATGATTAAAAATACGAATAACAGTCCTTCTTTATTCAGCAACCTATCAGACATGCTGAACCAATCGCACCCGCTTTACCAATTGGCAGACAAAATAGATTGGGGAAAATTTGAAACGGCTTTTCAACCTTTGTATTGTCAGGATAACGGCCGTCCCGGCAAGCCAATCCGTTTAATGTGCGGTTTGCTTATCCTGAAACACCTTCGTAACCTGTCGGATGAGTCTTTGGTAGAGCAATGGAGCGAAAACGCTTATTATCAGTATTTCTGTGGCATGCAGGAGTTTACCCCGTCTGCCCCTTGTGCGTCTTCAGAACTGGTTCATTTCCGCAAACGTATCGGTGAAAAGGGAATTGAACTCATTTTCCAGGAAAGTATCCGTGTGAATAACGACGATGATGATGGCCGTCATCATGATACGGCTTTTATTGATTCCACAGTTCAGGAAAAGAACATCACTTACCCCACGGATGCAAAGTTGCATAAGAAGATCGTGAAGAAAGTTCTTGGCATTGTAAAAAAGCTGGGACTTCCCCTGCGCCAAAGCTACACCTTTGTGCTGAAGAAGATCTATCGTGACCAGCGTTTCCGGAACCATCCCAAAAACAGGGAAAAAGCTCTCAGGGCGGACAGGCGTTTACGTACAATAGCCGGAAGACTTGTCAGGGAACTGAAGCGTAATCTTAAAGAGAATCACGACTATGATAAATTGCTCAGACTCTTTGAAACCGTTCTGTCCCAAAGGCGGAACAGCCGGAAAAAGATTTATTCCATCCATGAGCCGGACGTGCAATGTATCAGCAAGGGTAAAGAACATAAAAAATATGAATTCGGCAACAAGGTGTCCATCATACGTTCTGCCACAGGAATTATTCTTGGAGCCATATCCTTTCGCAATGAATATGACGGTCATACCATCGAGTCTTCCTTGGCGCAGGTAGAACGGTTAACCGGAAGGAAGATTAAAGTGCTGGCTGGTGATAGAGGATACAGAGGCAGGAAGGAAATTAACGGGACGAAGATTATGATTCCCGATGTTCCCAAGAAATCAGACAGCCGTTATCAGAAGCTGAAAAAACATAAACTTTTCTGCAAGCGTGCAGGTATAGAACCAACAATAGGTCACTTAAAGTCAGATTACCGATTGGGCCGCAACTTTTATAAAGGTGTGGTCGGGGATGCTGTGAACGTGCTACTGGCGGCAGCAGCCTATAACTTCAAAAGAGCCATGAAAGCTCTTTGGTGCATGCTTCATAAAATCTGCGAGATACTGTGGAAAAACGATATCTCGCAAAAATGGGCTTTTTAA